The proteins below come from a single Xyrauchen texanus isolate HMW12.3.18 chromosome 1, RBS_HiC_50CHRs, whole genome shotgun sequence genomic window:
- the LOC127649858 gene encoding NEDD8-like: MLIKVKTLTGKEIEIDIEPTDKVERIKERVEEKEGIPPQQQRLIYSGKQMNDEKTAADYKIQGGSVLHLVLALRGGQVHLQPNSIFPTM; this comes from the exons ATGCTAATTAAAGTCAAG ACGCTCACTGGAAAAGAAATTGAGATTGACATCGAGCCCACAGACAAG gtGGAGAGAATAAAAGAGAGAGTGGAGGAGAAAGAGGGAATACCACCCCAGCAACAGAGACTCATTTACAGTGGGAAACAGAT GAACGATGAGAAAACGGCAGCAGACTACAAGATCCAGGGCGGCTCAGTGCTGCATCTGGTTCTTGCACTAAGAGGTGGGCAGGTCCACCTGCAGCCCAACAGCATCTTCCCAACTATGTAA